In Flammeovirgaceae bacterium 311, one DNA window encodes the following:
- a CDS encoding family 3 adenylate cyclase (COG0457 FOG: TPR repeat): MKKILLFFFLVLYLTAASAQISRLDSLEQAQMVAKDTTKANLLLEISKAYIGTDQKRAIQYAEQAMLIAQAYDFQKGTAYALKNIGLAYYVAGSYPEALEYWQKSLQAFVEINDKTGEANLLSNIGAVYFNQGWDAKAVEYYLKSLKVSEETGDKLRMATVLSNIGAVYNNNATTHNKALEYYLKALPLSEEIGYKAGVGTISANIGEIYLAKGKDVEALTYLNKAIALLEETNTKERVAFSLNNIGKVYARRGEFDKAMGYHQKALATAEAIPAKLEMTQSLIGIGQLYNKMGNAAQALTTFKRAEEIAHELGAHYQLKDAYDGLAHTYSQLGEYKMGFDYQAQLLAVKDTLYNTETNQKIVNLQANYESDKQQAQIDLLTKDKALQESALQQQKLEKYALLLGLLLILILAFVLFRNYQNKAHANRLLTLKNGEINEQKEELAAQRDYLEVTYHNLVNTQGQLVQAEKMASLGQLTAGVAHEINNPINFVSAGIDSLRANFTDIIDVAQQYFALKPADDAQERIRQLQRRKAEAEVEELIEESEQLFKTIKNGAVRTTEIVKSLRNFTRLDESNLKKADVHEGIDSTLVILNSQLKDRNIQIIKQYGELAPFNCYPGQLNQVFMNIISNAIQAMPAKGTIHIQTSTQAGWAVISIKDTGVGMSEEVKKRIFEPFYTTKDVGEGTGLGLSITYGIIEKHQGKIKVESTPGEGTAFILYLPLNLSESENQAPVEKKLVRV; the protein is encoded by the coding sequence ATGAAAAAGATCTTACTCTTCTTTTTTTTGGTTTTGTATCTGACAGCAGCTTCGGCTCAGATAAGCAGGCTCGATAGCCTGGAGCAGGCGCAAATGGTTGCCAAGGATACCACCAAGGCCAATCTTCTACTCGAAATAAGTAAAGCCTACATTGGCACTGATCAAAAAAGGGCAATTCAGTATGCTGAGCAAGCGATGCTAATTGCACAGGCATACGACTTTCAAAAAGGAACAGCTTATGCCCTTAAAAATATTGGTCTTGCTTACTATGTAGCAGGCAGCTATCCTGAAGCCTTGGAGTATTGGCAAAAGTCTTTACAAGCCTTTGTTGAGATAAATGATAAAACCGGAGAGGCCAACTTACTAAGTAACATAGGTGCTGTCTATTTTAACCAGGGATGGGATGCAAAGGCAGTAGAATACTACCTAAAGTCCTTGAAAGTCTCGGAAGAGACTGGGGATAAACTGCGGATGGCAACAGTCCTGTCAAACATTGGTGCTGTATATAACAATAATGCCACTACTCATAATAAAGCACTGGAATACTATCTGAAAGCTTTACCACTGAGTGAAGAAATTGGCTACAAAGCAGGTGTGGGCACCATTTCGGCTAATATTGGAGAAATTTATTTGGCCAAAGGCAAAGACGTGGAGGCCCTTACCTATCTCAATAAAGCAATTGCCCTGCTGGAGGAGACTAATACCAAAGAAAGGGTTGCTTTTAGCCTGAACAACATCGGCAAAGTATATGCCAGAAGGGGCGAATTTGACAAAGCCATGGGATATCATCAAAAAGCCCTGGCCACTGCTGAGGCCATACCGGCAAAGCTTGAAATGACCCAGTCTCTGATAGGTATTGGTCAGCTTTACAATAAAATGGGAAATGCCGCACAGGCGCTAACCACCTTTAAACGTGCCGAAGAGATTGCCCATGAATTAGGGGCACACTACCAGCTAAAAGATGCATATGATGGTTTGGCCCATACCTACAGTCAATTAGGCGAGTATAAAATGGGCTTCGACTACCAGGCTCAGCTCCTGGCTGTAAAAGACACTCTTTATAATACAGAAACAAACCAAAAGATTGTAAATCTGCAGGCTAATTACGAAAGTGATAAACAGCAAGCCCAGATAGACCTGCTCACCAAAGATAAAGCCCTGCAGGAATCTGCCTTGCAGCAACAGAAGTTGGAGAAGTACGCACTGCTCCTGGGCCTGCTGCTTATCCTCATACTTGCCTTTGTACTCTTTCGTAACTACCAGAACAAAGCGCATGCGAACCGCCTGCTCACACTTAAAAATGGGGAGATAAACGAGCAGAAAGAAGAACTTGCGGCCCAGCGGGACTATCTGGAAGTCACTTATCACAATCTGGTGAACACCCAGGGCCAGCTGGTGCAGGCAGAAAAAATGGCCTCTCTGGGGCAACTCACAGCAGGGGTAGCACACGAAATTAACAATCCTATCAACTTTGTATCGGCCGGTATTGATTCTCTTCGAGCCAATTTTACAGATATCATAGATGTTGCGCAGCAATATTTTGCCCTTAAGCCTGCCGATGATGCCCAAGAGCGGATCAGGCAGTTGCAGCGGCGCAAAGCTGAAGCAGAGGTAGAAGAGCTGATAGAAGAATCGGAGCAGCTCTTTAAGACTATTAAAAACGGAGCGGTACGTACCACTGAAATAGTAAAAAGCCTTCGGAACTTTACCCGTCTGGACGAGAGCAACCTGAAAAAAGCCGACGTACACGAAGGTATAGATTCAACCCTGGTTATTCTCAACAGCCAGCTTAAAGACCGAAACATTCAGATAATTAAGCAGTACGGCGAGCTTGCTCCCTTCAATTGTTATCCAGGCCAGCTAAACCAGGTGTTTATGAACATCATAAGCAATGCTATTCAGGCTATGCCAGCAAAAGGCACCATCCATATTCAAACCAGCACCCAGGCAGGATGGGCTGTGATCAGCATTAAAGATACGGGTGTAGGCATGAGTGAGGAAGTAAAGAAACGCATATTTGAGCCTTTCTACACCACCAAAGATGTGGGTGAAGGGACCGGCCTGGGTTTATCAATTACCTACGGCATTATAGAAAAGCATCAGGGCAAAATTAAGGTAGAAAGCACACCAGGCGAAGGTACTGCCTTTATCCTGTACCTGCCCCTGAACCTTTCAGAGTCCGAAAACCAGGCTCCAGTAGAAAAAAAATTAGTCCGGGTCTAG
- a CDS encoding putative transposase (COG1680 Beta-lactamase class C and other penicillin binding proteins) gives MNVLLNKGRIDGQEIIPDAAIEKMWRSHTIIGKDKAADGNRYFKTYGLGWEIMQYNGVEVLQHGGAYSGALTMIGLVPSLNLGIIFKVRHNGKVINKTIYLAVGLNKEGKKEPLGMWLSETESAAFWIGVLTNIRARGVEEILITCTDNLSGFSQGIKSIFPHAATQICVVHQIRNSCRYVVWKDKKTFTEDLKRIYTAPTKEMAAAELDRLEEIWRNKYPYAVKSWRSNWEELTVFFDFPLEIRKIIYTTNLIENLNGKIRKYTKAKGSFPDDNAVKKAVFLALREITKKWTQPIQNWPIILNQFSSLYEDRCRL, from the coding sequence ATGAATGTTCTGCTCAATAAGGGAAGAATTGATGGACAGGAGATTATACCGGATGCAGCCATCGAAAAAATGTGGAGGAGTCACACCATTATCGGAAAAGATAAGGCTGCAGACGGTAACCGCTATTTCAAAACCTATGGTTTAGGCTGGGAAATCATGCAATACAACGGAGTTGAAGTATTGCAACACGGAGGAGCCTATTCCGGAGCTTTAACAATGATTGGGCTGGTCCCGTCACTAAACCTGGGTATTATCTTCAAAGTCCGTCACAATGGGAAGGTCATCAACAAGACCATCTATTTAGCAGTGGGCCTGAACAAAGAAGGCAAAAAGGAGCCGCTGGGCATGTGGCTCTCTGAAACCGAGAGTGCTGCTTTCTGGATAGGCGTGCTCACAAACATAAGAGCCAGAGGCGTGGAGGAAATTCTCATCACCTGCACAGATAATCTTTCTGGCTTTAGCCAAGGCATCAAAAGCATCTTTCCCCATGCTGCCACACAGATCTGTGTGGTACATCAGATCCGCAATAGCTGCCGCTATGTGGTATGGAAGGATAAGAAAACTTTTACTGAGGATCTGAAAAGAATCTATACGGCTCCTACTAAAGAAATGGCAGCAGCCGAATTAGATAGGCTGGAAGAGATCTGGCGTAATAAATATCCCTATGCTGTAAAATCCTGGCGCAGCAATTGGGAAGAGCTCACTGTCTTCTTTGACTTCCCACTGGAAATCAGGAAAATCATCTATACGACTAATTTGATTGAAAACCTGAACGGCAAAATCAGGAAGTATACCAAAGCCAAAGGCTCTTTTCCTGATGATAATGCAGTGAAGAAAGCGGTCTTTCTGGCCTTAAGGGAAATTACCAAAAAATGGACCCAGCCTATCCAAAACTGGCCTATAATCCTGAATCAGTTTTCAAGTCTCTACGAAGACAGGTGCAGGCTTTAG
- a CDS encoding cyclic nucleotide-binding protein (COG0664 cAMP-binding proteins - catabolite gene activator and regulatory subunit of cAMP-dependent protein kinases) has product MTKLQWIETSGGNVLFHQGEDGNSLYILVSGRMKAAVNMHTDQEREIGEISQGECVGEMALITGEVRTATVYAIRDCLLARLSQEDFKQMLSEYPEMALGIARLTINRLSLTLNHTKSPAKAFNIALVPASADVPMDTFVPQLLEALSGNGTVKHLNRTLLPASLDPGESQSQASTFALHNWLTEQEMSQDCVIYQAEAKFSPWTQQCLRQADKIIIVANVHQENQLSSLEREVLITQKTQYPQRRELVVLYPEHTKVPYKTHELLVQREVTRHYNIRYNDEGHMQRLARMILDKGVGLVLSGGGAKGFAHLGIFRALQESGVPIDMVCGTSMGSIIAAAIAHEWNADEMLQIGRSAFVKDKPLNDYTLPLISLLKGQKLQHVIKKYFGDRHIENLWLNFFCVSGNYTTSKMVIHDKGFIWKSVTASIAIPGVLPPVVEGNHLLVDGSVFNNFPVDIMKTRFGGKLIGVDLLADKEYTLNYTQLPGGWPIFLSKFMPFLRFKRYKAPSIASIMIKSTILSSTEHQRNQVPDLALFLSPPVANFGFLALDKFEKIVEVGYQYAKQHLLEVGTQQLMARETAAQEVM; this is encoded by the coding sequence ATGACTAAGCTGCAATGGATAGAGACGAGTGGAGGTAATGTGCTGTTCCACCAGGGAGAAGATGGTAACAGTCTTTACATCCTGGTGAGTGGGCGGATGAAGGCGGCAGTAAACATGCATACAGACCAAGAGCGTGAAATAGGAGAGATTTCTCAAGGTGAGTGCGTGGGTGAGATGGCACTTATTACCGGTGAGGTTCGGACAGCTACTGTCTATGCGATTCGCGATTGCCTGCTCGCCCGACTGTCCCAGGAGGACTTCAAACAAATGCTTAGCGAATACCCTGAAATGGCTCTGGGTATTGCCAGATTAACTATAAATCGACTCAGCCTTACACTTAATCATACCAAATCGCCTGCCAAGGCTTTTAATATTGCTCTGGTGCCTGCCAGTGCCGATGTTCCTATGGATACGTTTGTTCCTCAACTGCTGGAGGCCCTGAGCGGAAACGGCACAGTTAAACATCTCAATCGCACCTTACTTCCTGCCTCCCTGGATCCTGGCGAGAGTCAATCCCAGGCATCTACTTTTGCACTTCACAACTGGCTCACCGAGCAGGAGATGAGCCAGGATTGCGTTATATACCAGGCAGAAGCCAAATTTTCTCCCTGGACACAGCAGTGCCTGCGACAGGCAGACAAAATAATCATTGTTGCAAATGTGCATCAAGAAAACCAATTATCTTCGCTGGAACGGGAGGTACTCATTACCCAGAAAACACAATATCCACAAAGAAGGGAGCTAGTGGTTCTGTATCCGGAGCATACAAAGGTACCGTATAAGACACATGAGCTACTGGTCCAGCGAGAGGTAACACGCCACTACAACATCCGTTATAATGATGAGGGGCATATGCAGCGGCTGGCACGCATGATTCTGGATAAAGGCGTTGGTTTGGTCTTAAGTGGAGGTGGGGCCAAGGGCTTTGCACACCTGGGCATTTTTAGAGCGTTGCAAGAGTCTGGTGTGCCCATAGATATGGTATGCGGCACGAGCATGGGATCAATCATTGCTGCTGCCATTGCTCATGAGTGGAATGCTGATGAAATGCTGCAAATAGGCAGAAGTGCCTTTGTTAAAGACAAACCACTTAACGACTATACTTTGCCGCTTATTTCCCTCTTAAAAGGCCAAAAACTCCAGCACGTTATCAAGAAGTATTTTGGCGATCGCCACATTGAGAATCTCTGGCTGAATTTCTTTTGCGTTTCAGGCAATTACACCACCTCTAAAATGGTGATTCACGATAAAGGGTTTATCTGGAAATCGGTTACTGCTTCAATAGCCATACCGGGTGTCTTGCCCCCCGTGGTAGAGGGAAATCACTTATTGGTCGATGGAAGTGTGTTCAATAATTTCCCGGTCGACATTATGAAGACCCGCTTCGGGGGTAAGCTAATTGGGGTTGATTTGCTGGCTGATAAAGAGTATACTCTCAACTATACCCAGCTGCCTGGTGGCTGGCCTATTTTTCTCTCTAAGTTTATGCCGTTCCTTAGGTTTAAGCGGTATAAAGCTCCCAGCATTGCTTCTATCATGATAAAATCTACGATTTTATCCAGTACTGAGCACCAGCGTAACCAGGTTCCTGACCTGGCGCTGTTCTTAAGCCCACCGGTGGCTAATTTTGGCTTCCTGGCATTGGATAAGTTTGAAAAGATCGTAGAAGTAGGCTATCAGTATGCTAAGCAGCACCTGTTAGAGGTGGGTACACAGCAATTGATGGCGCGGGAGACAGCAGCGCAAGAGGTTATGTAG
- a CDS encoding beta-lactamase (COG1680 Beta-lactamase class C and other penicillin binding proteins), whose product MQAWKIPGVAVCIVKDGKVIHQKGYGLTQLGNDEKVSEQTLFPIASVSKQFIGAALATLEAQGKVSLDDKLEKWLPEFEMKDKDYQRQIILADLLSHRSGWKTFQGDLLNTESSMDVPAMLQKFGQITPAYPIRTRFGYSNFGYLLAGETIKPIYGKDWRYFLQATIFDPLNMRRTLIHADAINKASDIVSDHTLKKNQVVVLPAGKPDPQPQ is encoded by the coding sequence ATGCAGGCATGGAAAATACCAGGTGTGGCTGTATGTATTGTAAAAGATGGAAAGGTTATTCACCAAAAAGGATATGGATTAACCCAATTGGGTAATGATGAAAAGGTAAGTGAACAAACACTTTTCCCAATTGCTTCAGTGAGCAAACAATTTATCGGGGCTGCACTAGCTACTCTTGAGGCTCAGGGAAAAGTTTCTCTGGACGACAAACTGGAAAAATGGCTTCCGGAGTTTGAAATGAAAGATAAAGATTACCAGAGGCAAATAATCCTGGCAGATTTATTATCGCATCGCTCAGGATGGAAGACCTTTCAGGGTGACCTGTTAAATACAGAGTCTTCAATGGATGTGCCAGCCATGCTGCAAAAATTTGGACAAATCACACCTGCTTATCCCATTCGTACCAGATTTGGCTACTCTAATTTTGGTTATCTATTGGCCGGAGAAACAATAAAACCTATCTATGGTAAAGACTGGCGGTACTTTTTACAGGCAACGATTTTTGATCCCCTCAACATGAGAAGAACATTGATACATGCTGATGCTATCAATAAAGCTTCTGACATTGTCTCAGACCATACCTTAAAAAAAAATCAAGTTGTTGTACTTCCGGCCGGTAAGCCAGATCCACAGCCCCAGTGA
- a CDS encoding transposase (COG2801 Transposase and inactivated derivatives) translates to MKELEEKNSRLKKMFAELSLVHHAIKDAVEKKL, encoded by the coding sequence ATGAAGGAATTAGAGGAAAAGAATTCCCGTCTTAAGAAGATGTTTGCAGAACTCTCCCTGGTGCATCATGCCATAAAGGATGCAGTAGAAAAAAAGCTTTAA
- a CDS encoding putative ester cyclase (COG5485 Predicted ester cyclase) — protein MSITNKEIVAGFIEEIWNQKHFNKMGIYLHPEFKDHSLPPSLPPNQEGLKFWIMGTGKAFENQTFVDEIVGEDDKVIVKIKMLMKHIGKWRDIEPTGAEVYAAGYRYFKLIDFKIIEHWALIDDNAIENHLKEVQKGCKVQV, from the coding sequence ATGAGCATTACTAACAAAGAGATTGTAGCCGGATTCATTGAAGAAATCTGGAATCAAAAGCATTTCAATAAGATGGGAATTTACCTTCACCCGGAGTTCAAAGACCATTCACTACCTCCTTCACTACCTCCAAACCAGGAAGGTCTCAAATTTTGGATTATGGGTACTGGCAAGGCATTCGAAAACCAAACATTTGTTGACGAAATAGTTGGTGAGGATGATAAAGTAATAGTAAAAATTAAAATGCTGATGAAACACATTGGCAAATGGAGAGATATAGAACCTACCGGTGCAGAAGTCTATGCTGCCGGTTACCGGTATTTTAAGCTGATTGATTTCAAAATTATTGAGCACTGGGCTTTAATTGACGATAATGCAATAGAAAACCATTTAAAAGAAGTTCAAAAAGGCTGTAAAGTCCAGGTGTAA
- a CDS encoding cyclic nucleotide-binding protein (COG0664 cAMP-binding proteins - catabolite gene activator and regulatory subunit of cAMP-dependent protein kinases) — translation MSSLASEKQLNEHSFYELQNTKLRSTLEHLFHTLNEAAITTLMAKLQWLEVRGGDVLFRQGEVGDSLYILVSGRMKAILEADTAEERLAGEISQGECVGEMALITGEMRAATVYAIRDCLLTHLSQEDFKQLMSEYPEVGISLSRLIINRLTHTMNHSKTPAKTFNIALVPASPGISQDTFVKQLLEALQQLGRVQYISKERLPASLKPNSSFSKEADFALHHWLTEQEMEQDYVIYLADDSHSPWTQKCLRQADKILIVVDAKSEASLTELEREVLFNSKRKCAQTLELIVLYPEQTRVPDKTHEILVQREVTRHYNIRYNDEGHMQRLARMILDKGVGLVLSGGGAKGFAHLGIFRALQESGVPIDMVCGTSMGSIIAAAIAHEWNADEMLQIGRSAFVKDKPLNDYTLPLISLLKGHKLQKINKKYFGEGHIENLWLNFFCVSGNYSTAEMVVLDKGPVWKAVTASVAIPGILPPVVEGNDLLIDGGIFNNFPVDIMKARFGGKLIGVDLLADKRYTLNYTQLPGGWTLFLSKIFPFLKRYTVPSMASIIIKSTLMSSIVHQRSQISELEVAFSPPVAEFGLLDLKSYDKIVTAGYQYAKDYLQEIDTETRLLQRKTLLSKVRI, via the coding sequence ATGTCCTCCCTAGCCTCTGAAAAACAGCTCAACGAACACTCTTTTTATGAGCTGCAGAATACTAAACTTAGGTCAACACTGGAGCATCTTTTCCACACCCTTAATGAGGCTGCAATTACAACCCTTATGGCTAAACTGCAATGGCTGGAAGTCAGGGGAGGAGATGTACTCTTTCGGCAGGGCGAAGTGGGCGACAGCCTGTACATCCTGGTGAGTGGGCGGATGAAGGCAATACTGGAGGCCGATACAGCCGAAGAAAGGCTGGCCGGTGAAATTTCTCAGGGCGAATGCGTGGGTGAGATGGCACTTATCACCGGGGAAATGCGTGCAGCCACGGTCTATGCCATCCGCGATTGCCTGCTAACCCACCTCTCACAGGAGGATTTCAAGCAGTTGATGAGCGAATATCCTGAAGTAGGAATCAGTCTATCCAGGCTTATCATCAACCGGCTCACCCACACCATGAATCACTCCAAGACACCCGCAAAGACTTTCAACATAGCCCTGGTGCCTGCCAGTCCTGGAATCTCCCAAGATACCTTTGTCAAACAATTACTGGAAGCATTACAGCAGCTTGGCCGGGTGCAGTATATAAGCAAAGAACGTTTGCCAGCATCCCTTAAGCCTAACTCCAGCTTTTCTAAAGAGGCTGATTTTGCGCTCCACCACTGGCTCACTGAACAGGAGATGGAGCAGGATTATGTGATTTACTTGGCAGATGATTCCCATTCTCCCTGGACACAAAAGTGTCTGCGCCAGGCCGACAAAATCCTTATCGTGGTGGATGCAAAAAGCGAGGCTTCTTTAACTGAGCTCGAAAGGGAGGTGCTTTTCAACAGCAAAAGAAAGTGCGCCCAAACCCTCGAACTAATAGTGCTGTATCCAGAGCAGACAAGGGTGCCCGATAAGACACACGAGATACTGGTCCAGCGGGAGGTAACACGCCACTACAACATCCGTTATAATGATGAGGGGCATATGCAGCGGCTGGCACGTATGATTTTGGATAAAGGCGTTGGCTTGGTCTTAAGTGGAGGTGGGGCCAAGGGCTTTGCACACCTGGGCATTTTTAGAGCGTTGCAAGAGTCTGGTGTGCCCATAGATATGGTATGCGGCACGAGCATGGGATCAATCATTGCTGCTGCCATTGCTCATGAGTGGAATGCTGATGAAATGCTGCAAATAGGCAGAAGTGCCTTTGTCAAAGACAAACCACTCAACGACTATACTTTGCCGCTTATTTCCCTCTTAAAAGGACATAAACTGCAAAAAATTAATAAGAAATACTTTGGTGAGGGTCACATCGAAAACCTGTGGTTAAATTTCTTCTGCGTTTCTGGCAATTACAGTACTGCAGAAATGGTCGTGCTCGATAAGGGTCCTGTGTGGAAGGCTGTGACTGCCTCAGTGGCCATTCCGGGCATATTGCCTCCGGTGGTAGAGGGCAATGATTTACTAATTGACGGTGGCATTTTCAATAATTTTCCGGTAGACATTATGAAAGCTCGCTTCGGGGGCAAGTTGATTGGTGTCGACTTGCTGGCAGACAAGAGGTATACTTTGAATTACACCCAATTGCCCGGCGGTTGGACACTCTTCCTTTCAAAAATATTTCCATTTCTAAAGCGGTACACGGTACCGAGCATGGCCTCTATCATCATTAAGTCTACCTTGATGTCCAGCATAGTTCATCAGCGAAGCCAGATTTCGGAACTCGAAGTGGCCTTCAGTCCTCCTGTAGCTGAGTTTGGTTTGCTTGACTTGAAAAGTTATGACAAAATAGTGACTGCTGGATATCAATATGCAAAGGATTACCTTCAAGAGATTGATACAGAAACTCGATTGCTTCAAAGAAAAACACTCCTATCTAAGGTGCGCATATAG
- a CDS encoding integrase catalytic subunit (COG2801 Transposase and inactivated derivatives), translating into MVEEHGVSHRQACKAVSMPRSSYQYQPKQKDDTPIIEQLKKLVGETSLHWLLAVLLPDAHEGLLLES; encoded by the coding sequence ATGGTAGAGGAGCATGGAGTGAGCCATCGTCAGGCATGCAAGGCAGTAAGTATGCCCAGAAGCAGCTATCAGTACCAGCCTAAGCAAAAAGATGATACCCCTATCATTGAACAGCTAAAAAAACTGGTTGGAGAAACATCCCTCCATTGGCTTTTGGCAGTGCTTTTACCGGATGCGCATGAAGGGCTACTGCTGGAATCATAA
- a CDS encoding peptidase s41 (COG0793 Periplasmic protease) translates to MIIILSSCEDIIHPEPANNPEAIFEDLWTRFQEEYAPFEERGVDWEAQYVKYRPMVAENTSDDELFTILSSMLGSLDDGHVSLTAPGRKIFFSNTTRNMLLEDSIFQLEVIRQHYLEPGYKSDEDESYLYGKLKNTNIGYIFFDHVGENFLILDDFLKEFEDADGYIIDLRHNQGGDFTYAFSALGQLTKDSRYVFKSKTKNGPGEEDYTPWHSWYLEPEGTYTDKAIVVLTDRYTISAGERAVMAFKTLPQVTIIGDTTNGAHGTMIGRELANGWFYSLVPQKVELFDGKSYEGVGLAPDVYEKNSLAEISAGKDRTLERAVEELEQ, encoded by the coding sequence TTGATAATTATCCTTTCAAGTTGCGAGGATATTATTCATCCGGAGCCAGCAAATAACCCCGAAGCTATTTTCGAAGATCTCTGGACCCGCTTTCAGGAGGAATATGCACCTTTTGAGGAGAGAGGAGTGGACTGGGAAGCCCAGTATGTAAAATACAGGCCTATGGTTGCTGAAAATACTTCTGATGATGAACTGTTTACAATTCTTTCCAGCATGCTTGGCAGCCTGGATGACGGACATGTAAGCCTTACCGCTCCCGGAAGAAAAATCTTTTTCTCCAACACAACCCGAAACATGCTGCTGGAAGATTCCATATTCCAGCTGGAGGTAATCAGGCAGCATTACCTGGAGCCTGGTTATAAAAGTGATGAGGATGAAAGCTATCTATACGGCAAACTTAAGAATACCAACATTGGATATATTTTCTTCGATCATGTAGGGGAGAATTTTCTGATACTCGACGATTTTTTAAAAGAGTTTGAGGATGCCGATGGCTATATCATTGACCTCAGGCATAACCAGGGAGGAGATTTTACTTATGCTTTTTCCGCTCTGGGGCAGCTCACGAAGGATAGTAGATATGTATTTAAAAGTAAAACCAAAAACGGTCCGGGAGAAGAGGACTACACCCCCTGGCATTCATGGTACCTGGAGCCAGAGGGAACATACACGGATAAAGCCATAGTGGTACTTACAGACCGATATACCATCAGCGCCGGTGAAAGGGCTGTGATGGCATTCAAAACCCTGCCACAGGTAACCATTATAGGCGATACTACAAATGGAGCTCACGGAACCATGATTGGCAGAGAGCTGGCAAATGGCTGGTTCTATTCTCTGGTGCCACAAAAAGTTGAACTCTTTGATGGTAAATCGTATGAAGGCGTTGGACTTGCTCCTGATGTGTATGAGAAAAACAGCCTGGCAGAGATTTCTGCAGGAAAGGACAGAACCCTTGAGCGGGCTGTTGAGGAGCTGGAGCAATAG
- a CDS encoding family 3 adenylate cyclase (COG0784 FOG: CheY-like receiver), with product MENLIIDRPEVSSDEVLEKPNILYIDDEQDNLLVFKAAFRRHYKVFTALSGDEGMEIIRANDICLVITDQRMPGMTGVQFLKNLPDELETIRMILTGYSDMEAIIEAINTGKVYRYITKPWDKEELKITIDNALEAFRLRRTNKKLLFELKEANEDLEQKVEDRTREVNMQKVEIEKLLLNILPSETARELKEKGFATPHFYESATVLFTDFVGFTSIAESLSPQELVNELNSCFIAFDAIVEKYRLEKIKTIGDAYMCAGGLPAKTETHATDVVQAGLEILQYVQQLNISQLARGLEPWKIRVGIHTGPVVAGVVGRKKFVYDIWGDAVNIASRLESCGEAGRLNISTSTYALVQHHFSCFHRGKIQAKNKGEIDMYFVEGKLVV from the coding sequence ATGGAAAATTTAATCATAGATCGTCCTGAAGTTTCTAGCGATGAAGTTCTGGAGAAGCCAAACATTCTCTACATCGATGATGAACAAGATAATTTACTCGTGTTCAAAGCAGCTTTTCGGCGTCACTACAAGGTGTTTACTGCACTTTCCGGGGATGAGGGCATGGAAATTATTCGGGCGAATGACATTTGCCTGGTCATCACTGATCAGCGCATGCCCGGCATGACGGGTGTGCAATTTCTAAAAAATCTTCCAGATGAGCTGGAAACAATCCGGATGATCCTTACCGGCTACAGCGATATGGAAGCCATTATCGAAGCCATCAATACGGGCAAGGTATACCGTTACATCACCAAGCCCTGGGACAAAGAAGAACTTAAGATTACCATCGACAATGCCCTTGAGGCTTTTCGCTTACGCAGAACGAATAAAAAGCTCCTCTTTGAACTGAAGGAAGCCAATGAGGACCTGGAGCAAAAAGTAGAGGACCGCACCCGAGAGGTGAATATGCAAAAAGTAGAAATTGAAAAGCTACTATTAAACATTCTACCCTCTGAAACTGCCCGGGAGCTAAAAGAAAAAGGATTTGCCACACCTCATTTTTATGAGTCTGCTACTGTTCTGTTTACTGATTTTGTTGGTTTCACCTCGATTGCAGAAAGCTTAAGCCCTCAGGAGCTCGTTAATGAGCTGAACAGTTGCTTTATAGCCTTCGACGCTATCGTTGAAAAGTACCGACTGGAAAAGATCAAGACCATTGGCGATGCTTACATGTGTGCCGGAGGCTTACCAGCAAAAACAGAGACACATGCCACAGACGTGGTGCAGGCAGGTTTAGAGATCCTGCAGTATGTGCAACAGCTCAACATCAGCCAGCTTGCCCGAGGCCTTGAGCCCTGGAAAATCAGGGTTGGTATCCATACCGGACCTGTAGTAGCAGGGGTTGTAGGCAGGAAAAAGTTTGTCTATGATATCTGGGGTGATGCCGTGAATATTGCCAGCCGCCTGGAATCCTGTGGGGAAGCTGGCAGGCTCAACATTTCAACATCCACCTATGCTCTGGTGCAGCACCATTTTAGCTGTTTTCACCGAGGTAAAATACAGGCCAAAAACAAAGGAGAAATAGACATGTATTTTGTGGAAGGAAAGCTGGTGGTGTAA